From a region of the Streptacidiphilus albus JL83 genome:
- a CDS encoding winged helix-turn-helix domain-containing protein codes for MKILAHPLRARLLSELHRGGPATATTLAAALGTHTGATSYHLRRMAEVGLVVDTGQGAGRRRLWRATSGAHAWAPSDFDDDADAGAALAWVLRDYHREFDEQYTQWLDRESGWPAQWRDATGMSNHKLVLTPAQLRALAEEMEQLLRRYQHAEPADADQARRVAVWQFAFPAPGEASPGGDL; via the coding sequence GTGAAGATCCTCGCCCACCCGCTGCGCGCGCGGTTGCTGAGCGAGTTGCACCGAGGCGGCCCCGCCACTGCCACCACGCTGGCGGCCGCGTTGGGCACCCATACCGGCGCGACCAGCTATCACCTGCGCCGCATGGCCGAAGTCGGCCTCGTGGTGGACACCGGCCAGGGGGCAGGGCGGCGCCGGCTGTGGCGTGCGACGTCCGGCGCCCACGCCTGGGCACCGAGCGACTTCGACGACGACGCGGATGCCGGCGCCGCGCTGGCCTGGGTCCTGCGCGACTACCATCGCGAGTTCGACGAGCAGTACACCCAGTGGCTCGACCGGGAAAGCGGCTGGCCGGCGCAGTGGCGCGACGCGACCGGCATGAGCAACCACAAGCTCGTCCTCACCCCGGCGCAACTACGCGCACTGGCCGAAGAGATGGAGCAACTGCTCAGGCGCTACCAGCACGCCGAACCCGCCGACGCGGACCAGGCCCGCCGGGTAGCGGTATGGCAGTTCGCTTTCCCGGCCCCCGGCGAAGCCTCTCCGGGAGGTGACTTATGA
- a CDS encoding cytochrome P450, translating to MSNKGAFADDLNRVNLTDPNTFLHTDMEDFWRRVRAEQPVYLHPATDQGSEFWVVSRHADIMTVLQDPERFSSRAGNMLSSLHKPGGDPAAGKNLALTDAPRHNAMRTILLKAFSPRIREVVTDKLQERVDHLLGGAVGTGTFDFAKEVAEVVPMGTIGDLLGFPSEDHKYLLDLSREALSTDDEGQTEEEVWLSRNELLAYSQEIIEARREDPQDDLISAMATCRINGEPMTDDEVVVNCYGFILAGDHTSRLAMVGTLLAFSQHPDQWLALKEGRVSVAGAVEEIVRWTTPAMHIGRTATAEVTIGGRTIREGDHVILWNTSANRDEDVFSDPQSFDLARTPNKHLGFGYGAHFCFGSYLGRAEIAAVLKTLCSRVERIELMGDPKPLYSTFLRGYSSLPVSLVPSSSAAG from the coding sequence ATGTCGAACAAGGGCGCATTTGCCGACGATCTCAATCGCGTGAACCTCACGGACCCGAACACCTTCCTGCACACCGACATGGAAGACTTCTGGCGGCGTGTCCGGGCCGAGCAGCCCGTCTACCTGCACCCGGCCACCGACCAGGGGTCCGAATTCTGGGTGGTCTCCCGCCACGCGGACATCATGACCGTGCTGCAGGACCCCGAGCGATTCAGCTCGCGGGCCGGGAACATGCTGTCCTCGCTGCACAAGCCCGGAGGGGACCCGGCGGCCGGCAAGAACCTGGCGCTCACCGATGCGCCGCGCCACAACGCCATGCGGACGATCCTGCTGAAGGCGTTCAGTCCCCGGATCCGCGAAGTGGTGACGGACAAACTGCAGGAGCGGGTCGACCATCTCCTCGGCGGCGCCGTCGGTACCGGGACCTTCGACTTCGCCAAGGAGGTCGCGGAGGTGGTCCCCATGGGGACGATCGGCGATCTCCTCGGCTTTCCGTCGGAGGACCACAAGTACCTGCTCGACCTGAGCCGGGAGGCGCTCAGCACCGACGACGAGGGGCAGACCGAGGAGGAGGTCTGGCTCTCCCGCAACGAACTCCTCGCCTACAGCCAGGAGATCATCGAGGCCCGCCGTGAGGATCCGCAGGACGACCTGATCAGCGCGATGGCCACCTGCCGGATCAACGGTGAGCCGATGACCGATGACGAAGTGGTCGTCAACTGCTACGGGTTCATCCTCGCCGGAGACCACACCAGTCGCCTGGCCATGGTCGGCACCCTGCTCGCCTTCTCCCAGCACCCCGATCAGTGGCTGGCGTTGAAGGAGGGCCGGGTGTCGGTAGCCGGCGCGGTCGAGGAGATCGTGCGCTGGACGACGCCGGCGATGCACATCGGTCGTACCGCGACGGCCGAGGTCACCATCGGCGGCCGGACGATCCGCGAAGGCGACCACGTCATCCTCTGGAACACCTCCGCCAACCGCGACGAGGACGTCTTCTCGGATCCGCAGAGTTTCGACCTGGCCAGGACGCCCAACAAGCACCTGGGCTTCGGATACGGAGCTCACTTCTGCTTCGGGTCGTACCTCGGGCGGGCCGAGATCGCCGCCGTGCTGAAGACCCTCTGCAGCAGGGTGGAGCGGATCGAGCTCATGGGTGATCCCAAGCCGCTCTACTCCACGTTCCTCCGCGGCTACAGCAGCCTGCCGGTCTCACTCGTTCCCAGCAGCTCCGCAGCGGGATAG
- a CDS encoding phosphotransferase, which yields MIEDGEQASGAVTTVVRVGETIRRPTGVWTPAVHALLDHLEQGGFAGAPRPRGIDEHGREVLTLLRGEVAMRPWPAELVSGDGLWQLARWLREYHDAVADFVPPADAAWFVPGATWQPGQIVRHGDLGPWNSVWHDGVLVGFIDWDFAEPGAVLDDVAQLAWYAVPLRGPEMARAAGLAEDCDLRARLAALCQGYGVSAAAVLDALEQLIAREIARLDELGSAGVEPWSTFRERGDRAALGEELGWLIDGRSSLISDE from the coding sequence GTGATCGAAGACGGGGAACAGGCCAGCGGCGCCGTAACGACCGTGGTTCGCGTGGGCGAGACGATTCGCCGGCCGACCGGCGTGTGGACGCCTGCGGTCCATGCCCTGCTTGACCATCTTGAACAGGGCGGGTTCGCTGGTGCGCCTCGGCCGCGCGGAATCGACGAGCATGGCCGCGAGGTCCTGACCCTCCTGCGCGGCGAGGTGGCGATGCGGCCCTGGCCCGCAGAGCTGGTGTCCGGCGATGGGCTGTGGCAGTTGGCGCGCTGGCTGCGGGAGTACCACGACGCGGTTGCCGACTTCGTTCCGCCTGCGGACGCTGCGTGGTTCGTTCCTGGTGCGACCTGGCAACCCGGACAGATCGTTCGCCACGGTGATCTCGGTCCGTGGAACTCGGTCTGGCACGACGGGGTGCTTGTCGGGTTCATCGACTGGGACTTCGCCGAGCCGGGCGCCGTGCTGGACGATGTGGCTCAACTTGCTTGGTACGCCGTTCCGCTGCGCGGCCCCGAGATGGCGCGTGCGGCGGGTCTGGCCGAGGACTGCGATCTCCGCGCCCGGCTCGCCGCGCTGTGCCAGGGGTACGGAGTGTCCGCCGCAGCAGTGCTCGACGCGCTGGAGCAGCTGATCGCGCGCGAGATCGCCAGGCTCGACGAGCTCGGCTCGGCCGGAGTCGAGCCCTGGTCGACCTTTCGCGAACGTGGCGACCGGGCGGCACTCGGCGAGGAACTCGGATGGCTGATCGACGGCCGCTCGTCCCTGATCTCGGACGAGTGA
- the thpR gene encoding RNA 2',3'-cyclic phosphodiesterase — translation MTDHPQPSTVRVFVALAPPDDAKDELAGALRSAYEQYPHLRWNRIEDWHITLAFLGELPVTAVPILRPALARLAASRPPLRLGLNGGGHFDERLLWSGIEGDLEGLHLLADEVGNLARACGVAFQERPLRPHLTLARARRGEQAGIQSAAASLADFVGRPWQTERLHLVGSNIGRGPGVIRYRDIEAWRFGCGT, via the coding sequence GTGACCGATCATCCCCAGCCCTCGACCGTACGCGTGTTCGTTGCGCTCGCCCCGCCCGACGACGCGAAGGACGAGTTGGCGGGCGCCCTGCGCTCTGCCTATGAGCAGTACCCCCACCTGCGGTGGAACCGCATCGAGGACTGGCACATCACCCTGGCGTTCCTCGGCGAGCTCCCGGTGACGGCCGTCCCGATCCTGCGGCCGGCGCTCGCCCGGCTGGCTGCGTCGCGCCCGCCCCTGCGGCTGGGTCTGAACGGCGGCGGCCACTTCGACGAACGGCTGCTGTGGAGCGGGATCGAAGGTGACCTGGAAGGGCTCCACCTGCTCGCCGACGAGGTCGGGAACCTGGCGCGGGCCTGCGGCGTCGCCTTCCAGGAGCGCCCGCTGCGCCCCCACCTGACCCTGGCCCGGGCACGGCGGGGTGAGCAGGCCGGCATTCAGTCGGCGGCTGCGAGCCTCGCCGACTTCGTCGGCCGCCCGTGGCAGACCGAGCGCCTCCACCTGGTGGGGAGCAACATCGGCCGTGGCCCGGGAGTGATCCGCTACCGCGACATCGAGGCATGGCGGTTCGGCTGCGGAACCTGA
- a CDS encoding YbhB/YbcL family Raf kinase inhibitor-like protein has protein sequence MAVLGKLLRNRRAGQAGLAWNAPNLAGENTLALSSPDFGNQEMIPTVHAGKRLGGKDLSPALAWDAVPAGTAQLLLVIEDPDAPTAVPNNHGIALLDPSVTGLAQGGLDIESPAAGVRLLSAGSRRGYRGPAPRKGHGPHRYVFQLFALAEPLVVGAGSAVPDSAAPRDVLAAAGGVLARGRLDGFYERA, from the coding sequence ATGGCAGTGCTTGGCAAGCTGCTGAGGAACCGGCGAGCCGGGCAAGCCGGCCTCGCCTGGAACGCACCGAACCTGGCCGGTGAGAACACGCTGGCGCTGAGCAGTCCCGACTTCGGCAACCAGGAGATGATCCCGACCGTCCACGCCGGAAAGCGTCTCGGCGGCAAGGATCTGTCACCGGCCCTGGCATGGGACGCGGTCCCCGCCGGCACGGCACAATTGCTGCTGGTCATCGAGGATCCCGATGCGCCGACGGCCGTGCCGAACAACCACGGCATCGCCCTGCTCGACCCGTCGGTGACCGGCCTCGCCCAGGGCGGCCTCGACATCGAGAGCCCCGCCGCCGGCGTACGTCTGTTGAGTGCGGGTTCGCGTCGCGGCTACCGCGGGCCCGCGCCGCGCAAGGGCCACGGCCCGCACCGCTATGTGTTCCAACTGTTCGCTCTTGCCGAGCCGTTGGTCGTGGGAGCAGGCAGCGCGGTACCGGACTCCGCCGCACCGCGCGACGTGCTGGCAGCCGCCGGAGGCGTGCTCGCCCGCGGCCGTCTCGACGGCTTCTACGAACGCGCCTGA
- a CDS encoding AurF N-oxygenase family protein, translating to MPDTSPAVALRPTDAGAAREQNAERLLRVSAKHSHDPLTEIDWDAPVDPDLFAIPAHRVSLYGTDLWQQLTPRQQARLSVYELASVTSAGIWFELVLMDGLVRHVYDSDLTTSHGQYALTEVADECRHSTMFAKYVASTGYPSARPSRRASRLGKLHMLLNDTTMTFAGAVFVEEYTDAMQREMVRDESLQPLARSVARIHVIEEARHIGYAKPELERRWARMSPARRALFRQALAVLAVQAVRETIHPRVYSLVGLDSRQARAVAASNPQWQAAKRDWARKAVAFFSDLGMIDSRSAPMWRRASLLP from the coding sequence GTGCCAGACACGTCACCCGCTGTCGCCCTGCGCCCCACTGATGCCGGTGCGGCCCGCGAGCAGAACGCCGAACGGCTGCTGCGGGTCTCCGCCAAGCACTCGCACGACCCGCTGACCGAGATCGACTGGGACGCCCCGGTCGACCCGGACCTGTTCGCGATACCGGCGCACCGGGTCTCGCTCTACGGGACTGACCTGTGGCAGCAGTTGACGCCACGTCAGCAGGCCCGGCTGAGCGTGTACGAGCTGGCCAGCGTCACCTCGGCCGGGATCTGGTTCGAGCTGGTGCTGATGGACGGGCTGGTCCGGCACGTCTACGACAGCGATCTGACGACCAGCCATGGCCAGTACGCGCTGACCGAGGTGGCGGACGAGTGCCGCCACTCGACCATGTTCGCGAAGTACGTCGCGAGCACCGGCTACCCCTCGGCCCGGCCCTCGCGCCGAGCCTCCCGGCTCGGCAAGCTGCACATGCTGCTCAACGACACCACGATGACCTTCGCCGGAGCGGTCTTCGTCGAGGAGTACACCGACGCCATGCAGCGGGAGATGGTCCGCGACGAGAGCCTGCAGCCGCTCGCGCGCTCCGTGGCGCGCATCCACGTGATCGAGGAGGCCCGCCACATCGGTTACGCCAAGCCGGAGTTGGAGCGTCGCTGGGCGCGGATGAGTCCGGCGCGGCGGGCGCTGTTCCGGCAGGCGCTGGCGGTGCTCGCGGTCCAGGCAGTGCGCGAGACCATCCACCCACGGGTCTACTCGCTGGTCGGGCTCGACTCCCGGCAGGCCCGGGCGGTCGCCGCGAGCAACCCCCAGTGGCAGGCCGCCAAGAGGGACTGGGCCCGCAAGGCGGTCGCCTTCTTCAGTGACCTCGGAATGATCGACTCCCGTTCGGCGCCGATGTGGCGCCGCGCCTCCCTGCTGCCCTGA
- a CDS encoding TetR/AcrR family transcriptional regulator, with protein sequence MAYRRTPAVQARLDAQHGTVLAAAIELLAERGYAACSVAAVAERAGIATGSVYRSFPSKAELVAELFRAVVGREVAAVRSAAAFEGDLYAQVASVIGAFAGRALGAPRLAYALLAEPVDPEVEAERLVFRRAFRDVIAARIAEGVAAGRLPAQDPELTAALLVGGVGEALVGPLADGRAPADLVPALISFALRALGGTPPPPSS encoded by the coding sequence ATGGCCTACCGGAGGACCCCAGCCGTACAAGCTCGGCTCGACGCCCAGCACGGGACGGTGCTGGCTGCCGCGATCGAGCTGCTCGCTGAACGCGGCTACGCCGCCTGCTCGGTCGCCGCGGTCGCGGAGCGCGCCGGGATCGCCACCGGCAGCGTGTACCGGTCGTTCCCGAGCAAGGCCGAGCTGGTCGCCGAACTGTTCCGTGCGGTCGTCGGCCGGGAGGTCGCGGCCGTCCGCTCGGCCGCCGCCTTCGAGGGTGACCTGTACGCCCAGGTCGCCTCGGTGATCGGCGCCTTCGCCGGGCGCGCCCTCGGTGCGCCACGGCTGGCCTACGCCCTGCTGGCCGAACCGGTGGATCCTGAGGTGGAGGCCGAGCGCCTGGTGTTCCGCCGGGCCTTCCGCGACGTGATCGCGGCCCGGATCGCCGAGGGGGTGGCCGCCGGACGGCTGCCCGCACAGGATCCGGAGCTGACCGCCGCGCTGCTGGTCGGCGGCGTCGGAGAGGCCCTGGTCGGACCGCTGGCCGACGGCCGCGCCCCGGCCGACCTGGTCCCGGCCCTGATCTCCTTCGCACTGCGCGCGCTCGGCGGAACCCCGCCGCCCCCATCCAGCTGA
- a CDS encoding cysteine hydrolase family protein, with amino-acid sequence MLPGGTVMSCERTALVLIDLQRWIVDRPWQPMSGDSVVEACGRLREHFSAADSASVVIVRYARADGADGGVDAAPNHLVPGFTPRAGECLVTKHGLDAFEDTDLHDHLHRSGVTRIVLAGLSTAHGVASTAAAARGLGYEVVVVADATASENEAQYREALERIIALGGRRGLVDELVTTEVAGG; translated from the coding sequence GTGCTGCCCGGGGGAACCGTCATGTCCTGCGAACGTACGGCGCTGGTCCTGATCGATCTGCAGCGGTGGATAGTTGACAGGCCCTGGCAGCCGATGAGTGGCGACTCCGTCGTCGAGGCCTGCGGCAGGTTGCGTGAGCACTTCAGTGCCGCCGACTCCGCTTCCGTTGTCATCGTCCGGTATGCACGTGCCGACGGCGCCGACGGCGGCGTCGATGCCGCCCCCAACCACCTGGTTCCCGGTTTCACCCCGCGTGCCGGGGAGTGCCTGGTGACCAAGCATGGTCTGGATGCTTTCGAGGACACAGATCTTCACGACCACCTGCACCGGTCGGGTGTCACGAGGATCGTCCTCGCCGGTCTGTCCACCGCGCACGGTGTTGCCTCCACCGCCGCAGCCGCACGGGGGCTCGGGTACGAGGTGGTCGTCGTCGCGGACGCGACCGCCAGCGAGAACGAGGCCCAGTACCGCGAGGCACTTGAGCGGATCATCGCGCTCGGCGGGCGCCGCGGCCTGGTCGACGAACTGGTGACCACGGAGGTCGCCGGAGGCTGA
- a CDS encoding putative quinol monooxygenase: MSKIGLLARIEAKPEFADQVEALLRGALELARAEDLTLAWFAFRESPTVFGIFDTFEGEEGRTAHLNGKIAAALMEIAPTMLAVAPDIRTIDLLAAKLA; this comes from the coding sequence ATGTCGAAGATCGGTCTGCTGGCCCGCATCGAGGCCAAGCCCGAGTTCGCCGACCAGGTGGAGGCACTGCTGCGGGGAGCGCTGGAACTGGCTCGCGCGGAGGACCTCACCCTGGCCTGGTTCGCCTTCAGGGAGAGCCCCACCGTGTTCGGGATCTTCGACACCTTCGAGGGCGAGGAGGGGCGCACCGCGCACCTCAACGGGAAGATCGCCGCCGCGCTGATGGAGATCGCTCCCACCATGCTCGCGGTCGCCCCCGACATCCGCACCATCGACCTGCTGGCCGCCAAACTCGCCTGA
- a CDS encoding GlxA family transcriptional regulator, translating into MRIAVLALDGVFDSGLASVLDIMRCANELRERLPQPPPAWQVTTVGFGDTVRTGAGHTVDTAPVDRVAHCDLLLVPAVAERHPEALVDIVSGPATAAARELLAETRTRGTQVASACAGTFLFAEAGILDGLRATTSWWLSPLFRSRYPQVTLDQSRMVTSCDGVTTAGAAFGHVDLALSIVRRSSPALSDLVGNYLVIDERPSQAAHTMTGTLAASDPTVAAFERWAREHLHEPISVSDAADAVGVSERTLQRATRAVLGTSPVRFVQDLRIEQATHLLRSTDHSIEAIARRVGYENANTLRILLRERTGTTTGQHRRRHSEP; encoded by the coding sequence ATGCGGATAGCAGTGCTCGCCCTTGACGGCGTCTTCGACTCCGGACTGGCCTCGGTCCTGGACATCATGCGGTGCGCCAACGAACTGCGGGAGCGACTGCCCCAGCCACCGCCTGCGTGGCAGGTCACAACGGTCGGCTTCGGCGACACCGTTCGCACCGGCGCGGGTCATACGGTCGACACCGCTCCGGTCGACCGGGTCGCGCACTGCGACCTGCTGCTGGTCCCCGCAGTGGCCGAGCGGCACCCCGAGGCACTGGTGGACATCGTGTCCGGGCCGGCCACGGCCGCCGCACGCGAGCTGCTCGCCGAGACCCGGACCCGGGGCACGCAGGTCGCCTCCGCCTGCGCCGGAACGTTCCTGTTCGCCGAGGCCGGAATCCTGGACGGCCTGCGGGCCACCACCTCCTGGTGGCTCTCCCCGCTGTTCCGCAGCCGCTATCCGCAGGTGACACTCGACCAGAGCCGGATGGTCACCAGCTGCGACGGCGTCACCACCGCCGGAGCGGCCTTCGGCCACGTCGACCTGGCACTGAGCATCGTGCGCCGCAGCAGCCCCGCCCTGAGCGACCTGGTCGGCAACTACCTGGTGATCGACGAACGCCCCTCCCAGGCCGCCCACACCATGACCGGCACCCTGGCGGCCAGCGACCCGACCGTGGCCGCGTTCGAGCGCTGGGCGCGCGAGCACCTGCACGAGCCGATCAGCGTCAGCGACGCCGCCGACGCCGTCGGCGTCAGTGAACGTACCCTGCAGCGCGCCACCCGGGCCGTCCTGGGCACCTCGCCGGTGCGCTTCGTCCAGGACCTGCGCATCGAGCAGGCCACCCACCTCCTGCGCAGCACCGACCACTCGATCGAGGCCATCGCCCGACGCGTCGGCTACGAGAACGCCAACACCCTGCGCATCCTGCTGCGCGAACGCACCGGCACCACCACCGGCCAGCACCGCCGCAGGCACAGCGAGCCCTAG
- a CDS encoding alpha/beta hydrolase, whose translation MSAALTTSAMVTLFALTALRPRLPRYSSPFNMQFVLGYLINEQPFLGLVWLLPGITGTLTRPEPGSILWWVAAGFTVLAALVLVRLAVRARTAKPALSTALEAAFGPDAAPRFTRPPWWRIVPLPLVAWRPDVRRIRNQRYGPARRGHRLDLYVSRRRRRPGQPVLVYVHGGAFRIGNKMFGARPLIYRLAAHGWLCVSIDYRLLRVRRPDQLADVRAAVEWVRAHARAHGADPDALFLAGGSSGAHLAATAALTGTEASGVIGLYGYYGELAQPATEPTSPHAAINPAAPPFLIIHGAIDTLVLRTDARKFAERLRAVSRQAVAYAELPGTQHNFDFFHSPRIHWVTDAILRFAELTAGRASSRTPNLTDSRPDDIAPS comes from the coding sequence ATGAGCGCGGCACTGACCACCTCTGCCATGGTGACGCTGTTCGCTCTGACGGCACTGCGCCCCCGGCTGCCGCGGTACAGCTCGCCGTTCAACATGCAGTTCGTCCTCGGGTACCTCATCAACGAACAGCCGTTCCTCGGCCTGGTATGGCTGCTTCCCGGCATCACGGGCACGTTGACCCGGCCGGAGCCCGGCAGCATCCTGTGGTGGGTGGCCGCCGGGTTCACCGTTCTGGCCGCACTCGTACTGGTACGGCTCGCGGTGCGCGCCCGGACTGCCAAACCGGCGCTCTCGACGGCACTCGAAGCCGCCTTCGGGCCCGACGCGGCGCCCCGTTTCACCCGACCGCCGTGGTGGCGGATCGTCCCGCTGCCGCTGGTGGCCTGGCGGCCCGACGTGCGCCGGATCCGCAACCAGCGCTACGGTCCGGCGCGACGCGGCCACCGACTCGATCTGTACGTCTCGCGCCGCCGTCGCCGCCCCGGGCAACCCGTGCTGGTCTACGTGCACGGGGGCGCGTTCCGGATCGGCAACAAGATGTTCGGCGCGCGCCCGCTGATCTACCGGTTGGCCGCCCACGGCTGGCTCTGCGTGAGCATCGACTACCGGCTGCTGCGGGTCCGCCGTCCCGATCAGCTCGCCGACGTCCGGGCCGCCGTGGAATGGGTCCGCGCCCATGCGCGCGCCCACGGCGCCGACCCCGACGCTCTGTTCCTGGCCGGCGGATCCTCAGGCGCCCACCTGGCCGCCACCGCCGCACTGACCGGCACCGAGGCCAGCGGCGTGATCGGACTCTACGGCTACTACGGCGAGCTCGCGCAGCCCGCCACCGAGCCGACCTCCCCGCACGCTGCCATCAACCCCGCCGCCCCACCCTTCCTGATCATCCACGGCGCCATCGACACCCTGGTCCTGCGCACCGACGCCCGGAAGTTCGCCGAGCGACTGCGTGCCGTCTCCCGACAGGCGGTCGCCTATGCCGAACTCCCCGGGACCCAGCACAACTTCGACTTCTTCCACTCCCCGCGCATCCACTGGGTCACCGACGCCATCCTCCGCTTCGCTGAACTCACGGCAGGTCGGGCGTCATCGAGAACTCCGAACCTCACCGATTCCCGCCCGGACGACATCGCTCCATCCTGA
- a CDS encoding cytochrome P450 family protein — MPSDRTAGTPDPAVMPRLDEAFGPDPYPMYAELRKAGPVHQVIGPEGRPIWLVTGFQDARAALADPRLSLNRSNATPGSYTGLSLPPALDKNLLNMDGRDHARLRRLVAPAFGPARMEGLRQQVRDTAAGLLDSLGLQPGPVDLVEDYAAPLSLVLLCDILGVDQTESERFRRWTTILLNPSAESRARLGEALEGIVTSLTVQIQARRAEPGTDLLSVLIAAHDGEDRLSADELLSLAFLLLFAGYENTIAAIATAVATALTEPGLRSRLRESPDAVTEFVEETIRFDGPVELAIRRFATEDVEISGVVIPAGDPVLVALASAHRDPAAFTCPNRMTPGRTEQGHLGFGHGPHYCLGAALARLEIVTAVTVLLERYPAATLTTPREELRPRPSVRTRGIARLPVLLRPEDD; from the coding sequence ATGCCGTCCGACCGCACCGCAGGCACTCCTGACCCCGCTGTCATGCCGCGCCTCGACGAGGCGTTCGGGCCGGACCCGTATCCGATGTACGCGGAGCTGCGCAAGGCAGGACCGGTGCACCAGGTCATCGGTCCCGAAGGCCGCCCGATCTGGCTGGTCACCGGATTCCAGGACGCGCGCGCGGCGCTGGCCGATCCGCGGCTCTCGCTGAACCGGAGCAACGCGACTCCTGGGAGCTACACCGGCCTCTCGCTGCCACCGGCCCTGGACAAGAACCTGCTCAACATGGATGGCAGGGACCATGCACGGCTACGCCGGCTGGTGGCTCCGGCGTTCGGTCCCGCGCGGATGGAGGGCCTGCGCCAGCAGGTGCGCGACACCGCCGCGGGCCTGCTGGACTCCCTGGGCCTGCAGCCCGGTCCGGTCGACCTGGTGGAGGACTACGCGGCGCCGCTCTCGCTGGTCCTGCTGTGCGACATCCTCGGCGTCGACCAGACGGAGTCGGAGCGCTTCCGCCGGTGGACCACGATTCTGCTGAATCCCTCGGCAGAGTCACGGGCACGGCTGGGTGAAGCACTTGAAGGCATCGTGACCTCCCTGACGGTCCAGATCCAGGCCAGGCGCGCCGAACCAGGGACGGACCTGTTGTCCGTGCTGATCGCCGCCCACGACGGTGAGGACCGGCTCAGTGCCGACGAACTGCTGAGCCTGGCCTTCCTGCTGCTCTTCGCGGGATACGAGAACACCATCGCCGCCATCGCGACGGCCGTCGCCACCGCCCTCACCGAGCCGGGACTGCGCAGCCGACTGCGCGAGAGCCCGGACGCGGTAACGGAGTTCGTGGAGGAGACGATCCGCTTCGACGGCCCGGTCGAACTCGCGATCCGCCGGTTCGCCACCGAGGACGTGGAGATCAGCGGTGTTGTGATCCCGGCCGGCGACCCGGTCCTGGTGGCCCTGGCCTCGGCGCACCGGGACCCGGCCGCCTTCACCTGTCCGAACCGGATGACGCCGGGGCGGACCGAGCAGGGACACCTCGGCTTCGGCCACGGGCCGCACTACTGCCTCGGTGCCGCGTTGGCGCGTCTGGAGATCGTCACGGCCGTCACCGTCCTGCTGGAACGCTACCCAGCAGCCACCCTGACGACGCCTCGGGAGGAACTACGACCCCGGCCGTCGGTCCGCACTCGCGGCATCGCCCGGCTCCCGGTGCTGCTCCGTCCCGAGGACGACTGA